A genomic window from Serratia liquefaciens includes:
- a CDS encoding alpha/beta fold hydrolase, producing the protein MNGLAQRQQARCGTFTLSWREAGHGRPVVLLHGISSGSASWIKQFNDSGLADGHRLLAWDAPGYGGSLPLTLSEPDAAAYAAALAALVAHLQLEQPLIVGHSLGALIGSAYAAAYPDGLCGLVLADPAQGYAKAPPEKRRQVFSQRKQMIEQLGPQGYGEQRAAALLRETADPQDIAWVRNGMQQLDPEGFLNAAWMLANDDIGRYLTQYRGPLQVWCGDCDRITPPEAAAMLAQQQDAPLRLIEGAGHASYLDAAGQFNRYLQDFTGAIQP; encoded by the coding sequence ATGAACGGCCTGGCACAACGTCAGCAGGCACGCTGTGGGACGTTTACCCTGAGCTGGCGCGAGGCGGGGCACGGTCGCCCGGTGGTGTTGCTGCACGGCATCAGTTCCGGTTCGGCTTCGTGGATCAAGCAGTTCAATGACTCGGGGCTGGCCGACGGCCATCGTTTGCTGGCCTGGGATGCCCCTGGCTACGGCGGCAGCCTGCCGCTGACGCTCAGCGAGCCGGATGCCGCCGCCTACGCCGCCGCGCTGGCGGCGCTGGTGGCCCACTTGCAGCTGGAGCAACCGCTGATCGTCGGCCACTCGCTCGGCGCCTTGATCGGCAGCGCCTATGCCGCCGCTTATCCCGACGGGTTATGTGGGCTGGTGCTGGCGGATCCGGCGCAGGGCTACGCCAAAGCGCCGCCGGAGAAACGTCGGCAGGTTTTTAGCCAGAGAAAACAGATGATCGAGCAGCTTGGTCCGCAGGGTTACGGAGAACAACGGGCGGCGGCGTTACTGCGTGAAACGGCGGATCCGCAGGACATTGCCTGGGTACGCAATGGCATGCAGCAGCTGGATCCCGAGGGTTTTCTCAATGCCGCCTGGATGCTGGCCAACGACGATATCGGCCGCTATCTGACGCAGTACCGTGGCCCGCTGCAGGTGTGGTGCGGCGACTGCGATCGGATCACGCCACCGGAAGCGGCGGCGATGCTGGCGCAGCAGCAGGACGCGCCACTGCGCCTGATCGAGGGGGCCGGGCATGCCAGCTACCTGGATGCAGCGGGGCAATTTAATCGCTATCTGCAGGATTTTACGGGAGCAATTCAACCATGA
- a CDS encoding cupin domain-containing protein: MSQVEKQAGVKPQDQSIEHWVESRIARFEGRKYDWNALKFQADYDPKYRRAQMRYIGTGATGVASDTNTIPAGNFTFSTMVLPSKCEGPLHLHDDVEEVFFMLKGSITLMIQDGTEYYETKLKERDLISVPAGVYRGLFNHGEEEALMCVMLGTAKPETPTYPADHPLSKVKRN; this comes from the coding sequence ATGTCCCAGGTTGAGAAGCAAGCCGGCGTCAAGCCGCAGGATCAATCGATAGAGCATTGGGTGGAATCGCGTATCGCCCGCTTTGAAGGCCGCAAATACGACTGGAACGCGTTGAAGTTCCAAGCCGATTACGACCCGAAATACCGCCGTGCGCAGATGCGCTACATCGGTACCGGCGCCACCGGGGTAGCCAGCGACACCAACACCATTCCGGCAGGTAATTTCACCTTCTCCACCATGGTGTTGCCTTCGAAGTGCGAGGGCCCGTTACACCTGCACGATGACGTGGAAGAGGTGTTCTTTATGCTGAAGGGCAGCATCACGCTGATGATCCAGGACGGCACGGAGTATTACGAAACCAAGCTGAAAGAACGCGATCTGATCTCGGTGCCGGCCGGTGTCTACCGTGGGTTGTTCAACCACGGCGAAGAAGAGGCGTTGATGTGCGTCATGCTGGGTACCGCCAAACCGGAAACCCCGACCTACCCGGCGGATCACCCGTTATCCAAAGTGAAACGCAACTGA
- a CDS encoding MFS transporter, with product MTTQEIDARAERVGDAVAENPQQRVRWSVPIALFACVLLAFFDKISIAALFSDSEFQQALGISFDPARLGLLMSAFLFSYGISSILLSGIGDRLNPVKVLIGMMVVWGVLMVLMGMTRSYHSMMTLRILLGIAEGPLLPMAYAIIRQAFPQRLQARATMLWLLGTPLGAALGFPVTLYILNTFDWQTTFFFMAFLTLPVMLLVLFGMRHLNVSRPAAASVSKPAIAERKQHRHELLRNPHFWMICLFNIAFLTYLWGMNGWLPSYLIKGKGIHLEHAGYLSSLPFIAMLLGEVVGAWLSDKLDRRALACFVSLCGAGLGLAVVLQLQGTYSVIAAMAFSTFMWGAGAPNIFALLAKATSSKVSATAGGIFNGLGNFAGALAPVLMGALIAATGNMDNGLLFLVVMALIGCIILLPLLKKY from the coding sequence ATGACTACGCAAGAGATTGACGCCCGCGCTGAACGGGTGGGGGATGCTGTCGCCGAAAATCCGCAGCAACGGGTGCGCTGGTCGGTGCCAATCGCGCTGTTTGCCTGCGTGCTGCTGGCGTTTTTCGACAAGATCAGTATCGCGGCGCTGTTTTCCGATAGTGAATTCCAGCAGGCGCTGGGCATCAGTTTTGACCCGGCGCGGCTGGGGTTGCTGATGAGTGCATTTTTGTTCTCCTACGGCATTTCTTCGATATTGCTGAGCGGAATCGGCGACCGACTGAACCCGGTCAAGGTGCTGATTGGCATGATGGTGGTGTGGGGCGTGCTGATGGTGCTGATGGGCATGACGCGCTCTTATCACAGCATGATGACGCTGCGCATTTTGCTCGGCATTGCCGAAGGTCCGCTGTTGCCAATGGCCTACGCCATCATCCGCCAGGCCTTTCCACAGCGCTTGCAGGCGCGGGCCACCATGCTGTGGCTGCTGGGTACGCCGTTGGGCGCCGCGCTCGGCTTCCCGGTCACGCTGTACATCCTCAACACCTTTGACTGGCAGACCACTTTCTTCTTTATGGCGTTCCTGACGTTGCCGGTGATGCTGCTGGTGCTGTTCGGAATGCGCCATCTCAACGTGTCACGCCCCGCCGCGGCCAGCGTTTCCAAACCGGCTATTGCCGAACGCAAACAGCATCGCCATGAGCTGCTGCGCAACCCGCATTTTTGGATGATCTGCCTGTTTAACATCGCCTTTCTGACTTACCTGTGGGGCATGAACGGCTGGCTGCCAAGCTACCTGATCAAGGGGAAAGGCATCCATCTGGAGCACGCGGGCTACCTGTCATCGCTGCCGTTTATCGCCATGCTGCTGGGCGAAGTGGTCGGTGCCTGGCTGTCGGACAAGCTGGATCGTCGTGCGCTGGCCTGTTTTGTCTCGCTGTGCGGCGCCGGGCTGGGGTTGGCCGTGGTGCTGCAGCTGCAGGGCACCTACAGCGTGATCGCCGCCATGGCTTTCAGCACCTTTATGTGGGGGGCCGGTGCGCCAAACATCTTTGCCTTGCTGGCGAAAGCCACCAGCAGCAAGGTCAGCGCCACCGCCGGCGGTATTTTTAACGGATTGGGCAATTTTGCCGGTGCGCTGGCACCGGTGCTGATGGGGGCGCTGATCGCCGCCACCGGCAACATGGATAACGGCTTGCTGTTCCTGGTGGTGATGGCCTTGATCGGCTGCATCATTCTGCTGCCGTTGCTGAAGAAGTATTGA
- a CDS encoding NAD(P)/FAD-dependent oxidoreductase, producing MSQPEPAGIVIIGGGQAGGWAAKTLRDRGYAGRLTVISDEPYDFYERPPLSKAALLDGNAPLSRLFSEQVVAGLNLNWCRPMRAEGIDAKRQIVSLSDGRQLQFEQLLIATGGRPRLPDARWASHPRVMTLRSWDDAARLRQALQGCRRLAIVGGGWIGLEIAASAKRLGADVTVFERQPALCMRSVGADVSQALLELHQQQGVTVHCGCGDIQLEDRDGGAWIGSDASDLQPFDCVVVGIGVELNLELARSAGLKIDAGIVVDGQGRTSHPAIFAAGDVARHPTLGLCLQSWAYAQNQAISTACAMLDAFAAPYDDVAWLWSDQYDANIQILGVPTGGVHHVVRRTPQSQVFFTLNADRQLVQMVAFNDARTIKLGKRWLASGRVLEPQQLADAEFSLMALK from the coding sequence ATGAGCCAACCAGAACCGGCGGGGATCGTCATTATCGGCGGTGGCCAGGCCGGCGGTTGGGCGGCGAAAACGCTGCGCGATCGTGGCTATGCGGGCCGGTTGACGGTGATCAGCGACGAACCCTATGACTTTTATGAGCGGCCGCCGCTCTCCAAGGCGGCGTTGCTGGACGGCAATGCGCCGCTTAGCCGACTGTTCAGCGAACAGGTGGTTGCCGGGTTGAACCTCAACTGGTGTCGCCCGATGCGGGCTGAAGGCATTGATGCAAAACGGCAAATCGTCAGTCTCAGTGACGGTCGGCAGCTGCAGTTTGAGCAACTGCTGATCGCCACCGGCGGTCGTCCGCGCCTGCCGGATGCCCGCTGGGCCAGTCACCCACGGGTGATGACGCTGCGCTCCTGGGATGATGCTGCCAGGCTGCGTCAGGCGCTGCAAGGGTGTCGCCGTTTGGCGATCGTCGGCGGCGGCTGGATCGGGCTGGAGATTGCCGCTTCGGCAAAACGTCTCGGTGCTGACGTGACCGTTTTTGAGCGCCAACCCGCGTTGTGCATGCGCAGCGTCGGTGCGGACGTCTCCCAGGCGCTGCTGGAATTGCATCAGCAACAGGGCGTGACGGTGCACTGCGGCTGCGGTGATATTCAGCTGGAAGATCGTGACGGTGGTGCCTGGATCGGCAGCGATGCCAGCGATCTTCAGCCATTTGATTGTGTGGTGGTGGGGATCGGCGTGGAGTTGAACCTGGAGCTGGCGCGCAGTGCCGGGTTGAAGATTGACGCGGGGATCGTGGTTGACGGCCAGGGGCGCACCAGCCATCCGGCGATCTTTGCCGCAGGTGACGTAGCCCGCCACCCGACGCTTGGCCTGTGCCTGCAGTCCTGGGCCTATGCGCAGAATCAGGCGATCAGCACCGCCTGCGCGATGTTGGACGCCTTTGCCGCCCCCTACGATGACGTGGCCTGGCTGTGGTCGGATCAATACGACGCCAATATCCAGATCCTCGGCGTGCCGACCGGTGGCGTGCACCATGTGGTGCGGCGCACGCCGCAATCGCAGGTGTTCTTTACGTTAAATGCCGATCGTCAGCTGGTGCAAATGGTGGCGTTTAACGACGCACGCACCATCAAGCTGGGCAAACGCTGGCTGGCCAGTGGGCGAGTGCTGGAACCGCAGCAGTTGGCGGACGCGGAGTTTTCTTTGATGGCGTTGAAATAA
- a CDS encoding VOC family protein, which yields MSVIGIEKLEFGVEDLPTCEKFMQDFGLKAAQQHWGETQREFTTLSGARVVLHPLQSETLPAAFEGGSTLRRMTWGVGSPAELAALQPLLAQMPGFRLVGEELECIDPNGMTLRFSVSQQREVNLPVSPINQWGDVRRIDQPSPVYAQAQPINIGHVVFFVEDLAATERFYREVLGFQVSDRYIDRAVFLRTQARGGHHNLFLLKLPNRPRGLNHVAFTVRDIHEVIGGGIAMNKEKWSTFIGPGRHPISSAYFWYVNSPTGGAFEYYTNDDYLTENWQPRELEHSLVSFTEWAVEGGIDHDTRRQQKKPEAL from the coding sequence ATGAGCGTAATCGGAATCGAAAAACTGGAATTTGGCGTCGAAGATCTGCCAACCTGCGAAAAATTCATGCAGGACTTCGGCCTGAAGGCAGCGCAGCAGCACTGGGGCGAAACCCAGCGTGAATTCACCACTTTGAGCGGGGCGCGCGTGGTGCTGCATCCGCTGCAAAGCGAAACCTTGCCGGCGGCGTTTGAGGGTGGTTCTACTTTGCGTCGCATGACCTGGGGTGTGGGCAGCCCGGCGGAATTGGCCGCTTTACAGCCGCTGTTGGCGCAGATGCCAGGCTTTCGCCTGGTGGGGGAAGAGCTGGAGTGTATCGATCCCAACGGTATGACGCTGCGCTTTAGCGTCAGTCAACAGCGCGAAGTCAATTTACCGGTCTCGCCGATTAACCAGTGGGGAGATGTACGCCGCATCGATCAGCCCAGCCCGGTGTACGCGCAGGCACAGCCAATCAATATCGGCCACGTGGTGTTCTTCGTCGAAGATCTGGCCGCCACCGAACGTTTCTACCGTGAGGTCCTGGGCTTCCAGGTCTCGGATCGCTATATCGATCGGGCGGTGTTCCTGCGCACTCAGGCACGCGGCGGCCATCACAACCTGTTCCTGCTGAAATTGCCTAATCGCCCACGCGGTTTGAATCACGTGGCCTTTACCGTACGCGATATCCACGAGGTGATCGGCGGCGGTATCGCCATGAACAAAGAGAAGTGGAGCACCTTTATCGGCCCTGGCCGTCACCCCATCTCCTCAGCCTATTTCTGGTACGTCAACAGCCCGACCGGTGGCGCGTTCGAGTACTACACCAACGATGATTATCTGACGGAAAACTGGCAGCCACGCGAGCTGGAACACTCACTGGTGTCGTTCACCGAATGGGCGGTGGAGGGCGGTATCGACCACGATACGCGCCGCCAGCAGAAAAAACCGGAGGCGTTATGA
- a CDS encoding IclR family transcriptional regulator: MADDQACKYLIPGLDRGLQLLLAFGEQHKEMTFAQLHRLVDMPKATAYRVVQTLEHLGFLERNPRTNTFALGIKVLRLGFEYIASLDVAQAGQPVIEQLRDRSQCSSHLAIRDERDVIYIARVSAAGSQINQVSVGTRLPVHQTSLGRMLLTSATRDEFEQLYPQDQLPGSAPGTPADRETLWQMVQQDKARGYVIGESFFRHGISSIVYPIFNREQRVEAVVSIMVPFDEIPKADRERLRMEVRDAAEKISGFLGAPPQANVG; this comes from the coding sequence ATGGCGGACGATCAAGCGTGTAAATATCTGATCCCAGGACTGGATCGCGGGTTACAACTGTTGCTGGCGTTTGGCGAGCAGCACAAGGAAATGACTTTTGCCCAATTGCATCGCCTGGTCGACATGCCAAAGGCTACCGCCTATCGCGTAGTGCAAACCCTGGAGCATCTGGGCTTTCTTGAGCGCAACCCGCGCACCAACACCTTTGCGCTGGGCATCAAAGTGCTGCGCCTCGGCTTTGAATATATCGCTTCTCTGGACGTTGCTCAGGCCGGCCAGCCGGTGATAGAGCAACTGCGCGATCGCAGCCAGTGCAGCAGCCATCTGGCGATCCGTGATGAGCGCGACGTGATCTACATCGCCCGCGTCAGCGCCGCCGGTTCGCAAATCAATCAGGTCAGCGTCGGCACTCGCCTACCGGTACACCAAACCTCATTGGGGCGCATGCTGCTGACCAGCGCTACCCGCGACGAATTCGAACAGCTGTATCCGCAGGATCAACTGCCGGGCAGCGCTCCGGGAACCCCGGCGGATCGCGAAACGCTGTGGCAGATGGTGCAGCAGGACAAGGCGCGCGGCTATGTTATTGGCGAGTCGTTTTTCCGCCATGGCATCTCTTCGATCGTCTATCCGATCTTCAACCGCGAGCAGCGGGTTGAGGCCGTGGTCAGCATTATGGTGCCGTTCGATGAAATCCCGAAAGCGGATCGCGAACGGCTGCGCATGGAAGTGCGGGATGCCGCGGAGAAAATCTCCGGCTTCCTGGGCGCACCGCCGCAGGCAAACGTCGGTTAA
- a CDS encoding SDR family oxidoreductase, producing MNGLLTGKRIVVTGAARGLGRSFAAAISQAGAKVVMCDILADELTDSAASLREQGAQVETLSIDLADPASISAAFNAIAEGGAIDGLVNNAALATGVGGKTMMEYDIDLWDRVMQVNVRGTWLVSQAAVPLLAQTPHAKIVNVASDTALWGAPRLMAYVASKGAIISMTRSMARELGPQGICVNAIAPGLTRVEATEYVPAERHQLYEQGRALAGAQHPDDVNGSVLYLLSPLANFVTGQLLPVNGGFVFN from the coding sequence GTGAACGGCTTGCTGACGGGAAAACGCATTGTGGTGACCGGCGCGGCGCGCGGGCTGGGGCGGAGTTTCGCCGCAGCCATCAGCCAGGCCGGTGCCAAAGTGGTGATGTGCGATATTCTGGCTGATGAGCTGACGGACAGCGCAGCCAGCCTGCGCGAGCAGGGCGCACAGGTTGAAACGCTGAGCATCGATCTGGCCGATCCGGCGTCGATCAGCGCGGCATTCAACGCCATTGCCGAAGGCGGAGCGATCGACGGGTTGGTGAACAACGCGGCGTTGGCTACCGGCGTCGGTGGCAAAACCATGATGGAATACGATATCGATCTGTGGGATCGGGTGATGCAGGTCAACGTGCGCGGTACCTGGCTGGTGAGTCAGGCGGCGGTGCCGTTGCTGGCGCAAACCCCACATGCCAAGATCGTTAACGTGGCTTCGGATACCGCACTGTGGGGCGCACCGCGTTTAATGGCTTACGTGGCCAGCAAAGGGGCGATCATCTCCATGACCCGCTCAATGGCGCGTGAACTGGGCCCGCAGGGGATATGCGTCAACGCCATCGCGCCGGGGCTGACGCGGGTAGAGGCCACCGAATACGTGCCCGCCGAGCGCCATCAACTGTACGAACAAGGGCGTGCATTGGCCGGGGCACAGCACCCTGACGACGTTAACGGCTCGGTGCTCTACCTGCTGTCGCCGTTGGCGAATTTCGTGACCGGCCAACTGTTGCCGGTTAACGGCGGCTTTGTTTTTAACTAA
- a CDS encoding aromatic ring-hydroxylating oxygenase subunit alpha — protein MTANTTSSAQTLQDYLDQGLRGMWYPVLASWEIGNNPVGITRLEQQIVVWRDGDGAIHALEDRCPHRGARLSMGWNLGDRIACWYHGVEVGGDGTVKDVPAVDRCPLVGQKCLRSYPAKEAYGAVFLYFGVTADEEPAELAFPPELADEAAYSNFLCTASWDCNYQYALENVMDPMHGTYLHSSSHSMAEGDRKADMALEPTDSGFIFKKNGQIGVNFDWVEFGSSGAYWMRLSIPYKKRFGPGGHFWIIGMVVPEDKDHCRVFFWRIRKVKDWQRDMWRFMYRNRLESLHWDVLEQDRIVLENMAPNARGREYLYQHDVGLSRLRRMMQKEAQKQLAKLSELEAAQ, from the coding sequence ATGACAGCAAACACAACATCCTCCGCACAGACCTTACAGGACTATCTCGACCAGGGGCTGCGCGGCATGTGGTATCCGGTGCTGGCCAGTTGGGAAATCGGCAATAACCCGGTGGGCATCACGCGGCTGGAGCAGCAGATTGTGGTGTGGCGCGATGGCGACGGCGCGATCCATGCGCTGGAAGATCGCTGCCCGCATCGTGGTGCACGCCTTTCCATGGGCTGGAATCTGGGCGATCGCATCGCCTGCTGGTATCACGGCGTGGAAGTGGGCGGCGACGGTACGGTCAAAGACGTGCCGGCGGTCGATCGTTGCCCGCTTGTGGGGCAGAAATGCCTGCGCTCTTACCCAGCCAAAGAGGCTTACGGTGCGGTGTTCCTCTATTTCGGCGTGACGGCGGATGAAGAGCCGGCTGAATTGGCCTTCCCGCCGGAACTGGCGGACGAAGCGGCCTACAGCAACTTCCTGTGCACCGCCAGTTGGGACTGCAATTACCAGTACGCGCTGGAAAACGTGATGGATCCTATGCATGGCACCTACCTGCATTCGTCCTCACACTCGATGGCTGAGGGGGATCGCAAGGCGGACATGGCGCTGGAGCCGACCGACAGCGGTTTCATCTTTAAGAAGAATGGCCAGATCGGCGTTAACTTTGACTGGGTGGAGTTCGGCAGCAGCGGTGCCTACTGGATGCGTTTGTCGATCCCGTACAAGAAACGCTTCGGTCCGGGCGGTCACTTCTGGATCATCGGCATGGTGGTGCCGGAAGATAAGGATCACTGCCGGGTGTTCTTCTGGCGTATCCGTAAGGTGAAAGACTGGCAGCGTGACATGTGGCGCTTTATGTACCGCAATCGCCTGGAGTCGCTGCACTGGGACGTACTGGAACAGGATCGTATCGTGCTGGAAAATATGGCCCCGAACGCGCGTGGCCGAGAGTATCTGTATCAGCATGACGTTGGTTTGTCTCGTTTGCGTCGCATGATGCAAAAAGAAGCGCAGAAGCAGCTGGCGAAGCTCAGTGAGCTGGAGGCGGCGCAGTGA
- a CDS encoding recombinase-like helix-turn-helix domain-containing protein has protein sequence MQHITDFNPWLPDTQQVIPAREGGNGQIHQPGQFQNVIWQTRARVPDGFETALVTALEEIFDQGAEELEQIVSALNQRRLFDRNGQPWNETAFREFLHVNGF, from the coding sequence ATGCAGCACATCACCGATTTCAATCCCTGGCTGCCGGACACCCAACAGGTGATCCCGGCGCGCGAAGGCGGCAACGGTCAAATCCATCAGCCGGGCCAATTCCAGAACGTCATCTGGCAAACCCGCGCCCGGGTGCCGGACGGTTTCGAAACTGCGCTGGTGACGGCGTTGGAAGAGATCTTCGATCAGGGCGCGGAAGAGCTGGAGCAGATCGTCAGCGCACTGAATCAGCGTCGCCTGTTCGATCGCAATGGCCAGCCGTGGAATGAGACGGCATTCCGCGAATTCCTTCACGTTAACGGTTTCTGA
- a CDS encoding non-heme iron oxygenase ferredoxin subunit, with product MSWKNVCEVSQVKEDFPFSANVEGKEVGVYLIDGNYYALEDVCPHAYALLSQGFVDDGKVECPLHEALFDVRTGQCLREPGGRDLQTYATRVIDNQIQITFIAEE from the coding sequence ATGAGCTGGAAGAACGTGTGTGAAGTGTCTCAGGTGAAAGAAGATTTTCCTTTCTCCGCCAACGTGGAGGGGAAAGAGGTCGGTGTGTATCTGATCGACGGCAACTATTACGCGCTGGAAGACGTTTGCCCACATGCCTATGCCTTGCTCAGCCAGGGGTTTGTTGATGACGGCAAGGTCGAATGTCCGTTGCACGAAGCATTGTTCGACGTGCGTACCGGCCAGTGCCTGCGTGAGCCAGGCGGTCGCGATCTGCAAACCTATGCCACCCGGGTGATCGACAATCAAATCCAAATCACCTTTATTGCGGAGGAGTAA
- a CDS encoding MFS transporter: MQQRQRWFGVVALLFLIVIAYADRVNIAVMLVNPEFLQHFQLDGNRAHQGMLMTVFLLGYGLSAMLLTPFLETLMGYRRALTLSIVLWALLTAASPLAGSLLLLFAVRALLGVSEGPLFSLKTMYIGDHFAADERGKPNAVSTLGVSLGLVIGFPLVSFLMAHFGWAVSFYLLALINLLLGLALVRLFIHPASLPPRDVDPQPVLSRVWHTFALAWHTPMLGWIMLIEIATLSYLWGSSSWLPAYLTDEKGFSIKQMGWMASLPFIVSIASKYLGGVLLDRIRPYQAPLIFAFGGAATALCIYGVMHSHQLGWIAFFLLAANACWGAQGAAIPTLLQHYAQPQAVGSAYGLINGIGNMFSAFVPMIMGMVMASQGKVSSGFAVLMVSQLVTLLAGCVLFGRMRMTREARRA, encoded by the coding sequence GTGCAACAACGTCAACGCTGGTTCGGGGTGGTAGCCCTGCTGTTTCTGATCGTCATCGCCTATGCCGATCGGGTCAATATCGCCGTGATGCTGGTTAACCCCGAATTCTTGCAGCACTTTCAGCTCGACGGTAACCGGGCGCACCAGGGCATGCTGATGACGGTTTTTTTGCTCGGTTACGGGCTTTCCGCCATGCTGCTGACGCCCTTTCTGGAAACCCTGATGGGCTATCGCCGCGCGTTGACGCTCAGCATTGTGCTGTGGGCGCTGCTCACCGCCGCCTCACCGCTGGCGGGGTCGTTATTGCTGCTGTTTGCGGTACGCGCACTGCTTGGCGTCAGCGAGGGACCGCTGTTCTCGTTGAAAACCATGTACATCGGCGATCACTTCGCCGCCGATGAGCGCGGTAAACCCAATGCCGTCAGCACATTGGGTGTTTCCCTAGGCCTGGTGATCGGCTTTCCGCTGGTGAGTTTCCTGATGGCGCACTTTGGCTGGGCGGTCTCTTTCTATCTGCTGGCGCTGATCAACCTGCTGCTGGGGTTGGCACTGGTGCGGTTGTTTATCCACCCAGCCTCGTTACCGCCGCGCGACGTCGATCCTCAGCCGGTTCTGAGCCGTGTCTGGCACACCTTCGCCCTGGCCTGGCATACCCCGATGCTGGGTTGGATCATGCTGATCGAGATCGCGACCCTGAGCTATCTGTGGGGCTCCAGTTCCTGGCTGCCGGCTTACCTGACCGACGAGAAAGGATTTTCCATCAAACAGATGGGCTGGATGGCTTCGCTGCCGTTTATCGTCAGCATCGCCTCAAAATATCTCGGCGGAGTGCTGCTTGACCGCATTCGCCCCTATCAGGCACCGTTGATTTTCGCCTTTGGCGGTGCGGCGACCGCGCTGTGTATCTATGGCGTGATGCACAGTCATCAGCTCGGCTGGATTGCCTTCTTCCTGCTGGCGGCCAATGCCTGCTGGGGGGCTCAGGGGGCGGCGATCCCAACCCTGCTGCAACATTATGCGCAGCCGCAGGCGGTCGGCAGCGCCTACGGGCTGATTAACGGCATCGGCAATATGTTCTCGGCGTTTGTGCCGATGATTATGGGCATGGTAATGGCCAGCCAGGGCAAGGTGTCTTCAGGATTTGCGGTGCTGATGGTGTCGCAGCTAGTAACGCTGTTGGCGGGCTGTGTGCTGTTTGGCCGGATGCGGATGACGCGAGAGGCCAGGCGGGCATAA
- the rluF gene encoding 23S rRNA pseudouridine(2604) synthase RluF, with amino-acid sequence MLTKPSTRLNKYISESGICSRRDADRYIEQGNVFINGKRVTLGDQVFPGDVVKVNGQLIEPRNEDNLIFIALNKPVGIVSTTEEGEKDNIVDFVNHSTRIFPIGRLDKDSQGLIFLTNHGDLVNKILRAGNDHEKEYRVTVNKPVTDDFIRGLGAGVPMLGTVTKKCKVKKEAPFVFRIVLVQGLNRQIRRMCEHFGYEVTKLERTRIMNVSMAGLPPGEWRDLTDDELVELFKSIEGSTSEAKPAKKAKPAVKKPAGSGAKSADKPSSSAPARKRFAQPGRKKKGR; translated from the coding sequence ATGCTGACCAAGCCTTCCACACGTCTTAACAAATATATTAGCGAGAGCGGCATCTGCTCTCGCCGCGACGCCGATCGTTACATCGAACAAGGCAACGTTTTTATCAATGGCAAGCGCGTTACGCTTGGCGATCAGGTATTCCCAGGGGACGTCGTCAAGGTCAACGGTCAGCTGATTGAACCTCGTAACGAAGACAACCTGATCTTTATCGCGCTGAACAAGCCGGTCGGGATCGTCAGCACCACCGAAGAGGGCGAGAAAGACAATATTGTCGATTTCGTCAACCACAGCACCCGTATCTTCCCGATCGGCCGCTTGGACAAAGACTCTCAGGGGCTGATCTTCCTCACCAACCATGGCGATCTGGTGAACAAGATTCTGCGTGCGGGCAACGACCACGAAAAAGAATACCGGGTGACGGTCAACAAACCGGTCACCGACGACTTTATCCGTGGTTTGGGTGCCGGCGTGCCGATGCTGGGGACGGTGACGAAAAAATGCAAAGTGAAGAAAGAAGCCCCCTTTGTGTTTCGCATCGTGCTGGTTCAGGGCCTGAACCGCCAAATTCGCCGCATGTGCGAGCATTTCGGCTATGAGGTCACCAAGCTGGAACGTACTCGCATCATGAATGTGAGTATGGCCGGTTTGCCACCGGGTGAATGGCGCGATTTAACCGACGACGAACTGGTCGAACTGTTTAAGTCGATCGAGGGCTCCACTTCGGAAGCAAAACCGGCGAAGAAAGCCAAACCGGCAGTGAAAAAACCGGCCGGCAGCGGAGCGAAAAGCGCCGATAAACCCAGCAGCAGTGCGCCTGCGCGCAAGCGCTTTGCTCAACCGGGTCGTAAAAAGAAAGGGCGCTGA